In Thermorudis peleae, a genomic segment contains:
- a CDS encoding FAD-binding oxidoreductase, with translation MQSLDQTQLATLRERLRGPSVLPNESGYDLARSVHNAMIDKRPALIIQAANVADVRATVQFAREQELPLAIRGGGHNVAGLGTCDDGIVLDLGHMRGVRVDPQARRAWVEGGATWGDVDHATHAFGLATTGGIISTTGVGGLTLGGGIGHLSRRFGLSIDNLVAADVVTADGQFIHASEHEHPELFWALRGGGGNFGVVTAFTFQLHPVDTVFGGFIAYPIERAAEVLASYRAFIADAPREVNAFFGFHLAPPADFIPESARLKPVVLIVVCAIGPLDAAEQAVRPLREFGPPLLDMLHPLPYPVLNSLFDAFLPHGLFQYMKAGFDAALTDAAIAVHETYGPEVPSVPSIVHLYPIGGAVAEKQPADTAFSYRDAAFIHTILAAETDPVALPAAMQWVRDYWSALQPHAMKATYVNFLMQDEGDDQVRQTYRDNFTRLRQIKAQYDPTNLFRVNHNIPPAAS, from the coding sequence ATGCAGTCACTCGACCAGACACAGCTTGCAACCCTGCGCGAGCGACTCCGCGGCCCAAGCGTTCTGCCCAATGAGTCAGGCTATGATCTCGCCCGGAGTGTCCACAACGCGATGATTGACAAGCGTCCAGCGCTCATTATTCAGGCGGCCAATGTTGCCGATGTCCGCGCGACTGTCCAGTTTGCCCGTGAACAGGAACTCCCCCTCGCGATCCGCGGGGGCGGCCATAACGTTGCCGGGCTTGGCACCTGTGATGATGGTATCGTCCTTGACCTTGGCCATATGCGCGGGGTGCGAGTTGATCCACAAGCCCGGCGTGCCTGGGTTGAAGGAGGTGCAACCTGGGGCGATGTCGATCACGCCACCCATGCCTTTGGCTTGGCGACAACAGGCGGCATTATCTCGACGACTGGCGTTGGCGGGTTAACGCTTGGCGGCGGAATTGGCCATCTCTCCCGGCGTTTCGGCTTGTCGATTGACAACCTCGTCGCGGCCGATGTCGTTACTGCCGATGGGCAGTTCATCCACGCGAGTGAACATGAGCACCCGGAACTCTTCTGGGCCCTGCGCGGTGGTGGAGGAAACTTCGGCGTCGTTACCGCCTTCACCTTCCAGCTCCATCCAGTCGACACGGTCTTCGGCGGCTTCATCGCCTATCCGATTGAGCGAGCAGCTGAAGTCTTGGCCAGCTATCGCGCGTTTATTGCCGATGCGCCGCGCGAGGTCAATGCCTTCTTCGGCTTCCACCTCGCACCACCAGCCGATTTTATCCCCGAGTCCGCACGACTGAAGCCAGTGGTGCTGATCGTTGTCTGCGCGATTGGTCCACTGGACGCTGCTGAGCAGGCCGTCCGCCCACTGCGGGAATTCGGTCCCCCCTTGCTCGATATGCTTCATCCCCTACCCTATCCGGTGCTAAATAGCCTGTTTGACGCATTCCTGCCCCATGGGCTCTTCCAGTACATGAAAGCCGGCTTTGATGCTGCATTGACCGACGCAGCCATCGCCGTGCATGAAACCTATGGGCCGGAGGTGCCGTCGGTCCCATCCATAGTGCACCTCTATCCGATCGGCGGGGCAGTTGCCGAAAAGCAGCCAGCCGACACCGCCTTTAGCTACCGTGATGCTGCGTTTATCCATACCATCCTTGCTGCCGAAACTGATCCAGTTGCTCTGCCTGCTGCAATGCAATGGGTGCGCGACTACTGGTCAGCCCTGCAGCCCCATGCGATGAAGGCCACCTACGTCAATTTCCTGATGCAGGATGAGGGAGACGATCAGGTTCGCCAGACTTATCGCGACAACTTTACGCGACTGCGCCAGATCAAGGCACAGTACGATCCGACCAATCTCTTCCGCGTCAATCACAACATTCCACCGGCAGCCTCGTGA
- a CDS encoding carbohydrate ABC transporter permease, translated as MTVVTTPRVRARTTPALLQHVNLARLLLQTFLVVMAAVWLFPLLWALYEALRPISDTTKRGYFSLPGQPLTLANFVTAWDQANLPHYYLNTLLVAIPGVVVTLLLASLLAFTITKFSWKLNLAVLMLFTAGNLLPPQVIIIPLYWVYLKTPMPHFLSDNGLLYDQYIGIIFIHIVFQLGFATFVLSNYMKTLPKELTESALVDGAGLLRIWANVIMPLCRPALAAMATLLFTFIYNDFFWALLLMKSGSKRPIVSALNNLQGEYFTNYNLLAAGALLAAIPSILIFLAFQKHFVRGLTLGATKG; from the coding sequence ATGACGGTTGTCACGACTCCCCGAGTTCGGGCCCGCACGACACCAGCGCTGCTCCAGCATGTCAATCTTGCGCGCCTGCTGCTCCAAACATTCTTGGTCGTCATGGCAGCGGTTTGGCTGTTTCCGTTGCTCTGGGCGCTCTATGAAGCCCTTCGTCCCATCAGTGACACCACCAAGCGCGGCTACTTCTCCTTGCCCGGTCAGCCGCTCACCCTCGCGAATTTCGTCACCGCGTGGGACCAGGCAAATTTGCCCCACTATTACCTCAATACGCTCCTCGTCGCGATCCCAGGCGTCGTTGTCACGTTGCTCTTGGCGTCTCTCTTGGCATTTACCATTACAAAATTCAGCTGGAAGCTGAATCTCGCTGTCCTCATGCTGTTCACTGCCGGTAATCTTTTGCCGCCGCAAGTCATCATCATTCCGCTGTACTGGGTCTATCTCAAGACGCCGATGCCACATTTCCTCAGTGACAATGGCCTCTTGTATGACCAGTACATCGGCATTATCTTCATCCACATTGTGTTCCAGCTTGGATTCGCGACCTTCGTCCTCAGTAACTATATGAAAACACTCCCCAAAGAACTGACGGAATCGGCCTTGGTCGATGGCGCGGGCCTGCTCCGTATCTGGGCGAACGTGATCATGCCGCTTTGTCGACCAGCCTTAGCCGCGATGGCCACGTTGCTCTTTACCTTTATCTACAACGATTTCTTCTGGGCCTTGCTCTTGATGAAGTCCGGCAGCAAGCGCCCGATCGTCTCTGCGTTAAACAACTTGCAGGGTGAGTACTTTACGAACTACAACCTCTTAGCAGCTGGGGCCCTCCTCGCTGCGATCCCGTCAATCCTCATCTTCTTGGCCTTCCAGAAGCACTTTGTCCGTGGCCTCACCCTCGGGGCGACGAAAGGCTAG
- a CDS encoding VOC family protein, translating into MDESVARLPDATTLGWVRLRVPNRERALAFYRDMLGYLVTEETSGVLALRPEGGGRPHFLLHEQLGIRPRVQSAAGLYHTAILLPDRRSLARLIRHLLDRQWPLTGGADHGVSEAFYLDDPDHNGLELYADRPRDLWPRAADGSIAMYTDPIDLPSLFAELGDHPAPWTTMPADARVGHVHLQVTDLRKAEHFYCDILGFTVMQRSYPGALFVSVGGYHHHLGLNIWHSRHGDPLPADTAGLISFALVLPDRTSWDAALARLQQAKRPIEDNLRSELGYGARTRDFDNIAVELWYPA; encoded by the coding sequence ATGGACGAGTCGGTTGCTCGCCTGCCTGATGCAACCACACTCGGCTGGGTGCGTCTCCGGGTGCCGAACCGTGAGCGTGCTTTAGCCTTCTACCGTGACATGCTCGGTTATCTCGTTACGGAGGAGACCTCGGGTGTCCTCGCGCTGCGCCCCGAAGGCGGCGGCCGCCCCCATTTCCTCCTCCACGAACAGCTCGGCATCCGCCCGCGTGTGCAGTCGGCCGCCGGCCTCTACCACACCGCCATCTTGTTACCCGATCGTCGCTCCCTTGCCCGCCTCATCCGTCACCTGCTCGACCGACAATGGCCGCTTACCGGTGGAGCTGATCACGGCGTGAGTGAAGCCTTCTATCTCGATGACCCCGATCATAACGGCCTCGAACTGTATGCTGATCGCCCCCGGGATCTCTGGCCTCGGGCCGCTGACGGCAGTATTGCCATGTATACTGACCCGATCGACCTTCCGAGCTTGTTCGCTGAACTCGGTGACCACCCAGCTCCCTGGACGACAATGCCGGCAGACGCGCGCGTCGGCCATGTTCACCTCCAGGTCACCGATCTCCGCAAGGCCGAGCACTTCTATTGCGACATCCTCGGCTTCACCGTCATGCAGCGCAGTTATCCCGGCGCCCTTTTCGTCTCCGTCGGCGGCTATCACCATCATCTCGGCCTCAATATCTGGCACAGCCGTCATGGCGATCCACTCCCGGCGGATACTGCTGGCTTGATCAGCTTTGCGCTCGTCCTGCCGGATCGCACCTCCTGGGATGCTGCGCTCGCGCGACTCCAGCAGGCCAAGCGACCAATTGAAGACAACTTGCGCAGCGAATTAGGCTACGGCGCGCGTACCCGCGACTTTGACAACATCGCCGTCGAACTCTGGTATCCTGCCTAG
- a CDS encoding NAD(P)/FAD-dependent oxidoreductase has translation MAERADVVIVGAGVNGASLAFHLTALGVRNVLVIEQRYIAAGATGKSGALVRMHYTNPHETALALASLRQFQAWPDLVGTPSPLVRTGFVQLVPRSYADDLRSTVAMLRDVGVDTVLLTADELRELEPAIALDDDPAIAYEPESGYADPYATAWGFLTRAQERGARLWEGVTVLGVRHHGDRVLGVETTRGPVDAPIVVLAPGAWANRLLQPLGIDLGLEPHRVQVVLFRWPGTFHQRLTYIDAGLNLWFRPEGTNLTLSGVEVAVRNADPDTYQETGDAEFVNPTRQTLARRFPALAAAPLRGSWAGIIMMSPDGHPIIDQLPGYQGLFAILGDSGTSFKTAPAIGRCLAEWIVEGQPRTVDLTPFSARRLLEGRPWRDPTNYGRVRPTISR, from the coding sequence ATGGCTGAGCGAGCGGACGTGGTCATCGTTGGGGCAGGGGTCAACGGAGCCAGCCTGGCCTTCCATCTCACTGCCCTTGGGGTGCGTAATGTGCTCGTAATTGAGCAGCGCTACATCGCAGCCGGCGCAACAGGCAAATCCGGCGCGCTGGTGCGCATGCACTACACGAATCCCCACGAAACCGCGCTCGCGCTCGCCAGCCTCCGCCAGTTCCAGGCTTGGCCCGACCTCGTTGGCACGCCGTCCCCGCTGGTGCGCACCGGCTTTGTCCAGCTCGTTCCGCGCTCCTACGCCGACGACCTTCGCTCCACCGTAGCCATGTTGCGAGATGTTGGTGTCGACACCGTGCTGCTCACCGCCGACGAACTCCGTGAACTCGAGCCCGCCATCGCCCTCGACGACGACCCCGCGATCGCCTACGAGCCCGAAAGTGGCTACGCTGATCCCTATGCCACTGCGTGGGGCTTCCTCACCCGCGCGCAGGAGCGCGGTGCGCGCCTGTGGGAAGGGGTCACCGTCCTTGGTGTCCGTCACCACGGCGATCGCGTTCTCGGCGTCGAGACAACCCGCGGCCCTGTCGATGCTCCGATCGTCGTGCTCGCGCCTGGTGCGTGGGCAAATCGCCTGCTCCAGCCGCTTGGCATCGATCTCGGCCTCGAGCCGCATCGCGTCCAGGTCGTCCTCTTCCGCTGGCCTGGCACGTTCCACCAGCGCCTGACCTACATCGATGCCGGACTCAACCTCTGGTTCCGTCCCGAAGGCACGAACCTCACCCTGAGCGGTGTCGAAGTCGCCGTGCGGAATGCCGACCCCGACACCTATCAGGAAACGGGTGATGCCGAATTTGTCAACCCAACCCGGCAAACCCTTGCTCGGCGGTTCCCTGCACTCGCAGCAGCGCCGCTCCGTGGCTCTTGGGCCGGCATCATCATGATGAGCCCCGATGGCCATCCCATCATCGATCAACTGCCTGGCTACCAGGGGCTCTTTGCTATCCTTGGCGATAGCGGTACGTCCTTCAAGACTGCGCCTGCCATCGGCCGCTGCCTCGCCGAATGGATCGTCGAAGGGCAACCACGCACCGTCGACCTCACGCCATTCTCCGCTCGCCGTCTCCTCGAAGGCCGCCCCTGGCGTGATCCCACAAACTACGGCCGCGTTCGCCCAACAATTAGCCGCTAG
- a CDS encoding ABC transporter substrate-binding protein, whose protein sequence is MGMSGHDQEFVNPSIQLTRRAVLKGLFGLAGASAVSGLLAACGGGGGATPTAAPQTGGGVTPTTAATTAGTTTSATAGTTGGATPTTAAASGSWIARVKGKGGQVSVGSNQSDPQPKAGMEQVNAAFTKETGVNVKMNTVDHGTFQDQITSYLQGTPEDVFTWFSGHRMRFFANKGLIAPIDDVWNVVKSNFTDAFAVAVTGDDGHIYGIPVDYYPWAIFYRKSVFQERGYKIPNTWDEFKALCAQMQKDGLIPIAMADKDGWPAQGTFDFLNLRLNGYDFHVELLTGKQKWTDPRVTKVFQTWKEIIPYYNSGFAGMTWQQGAQLLIQKKAGMYVIGLFVSQEFFSAGQSELADLDFFPFPYFGNQYDAEKALDAPIDTMNMSAKSPTLKQDMDQAKAYLEFWAKGSTQLIMFKATGGATIPTANDTDTSSYTPLVQKAAEIIKQAKRITQYFDRDSRPDFAGPNGMQSFLLTFLQNPNGDIQALQAKMQNFWDSLPPEQ, encoded by the coding sequence ATGGGGATGAGCGGCCACGATCAAGAATTTGTTAATCCTAGCATTCAACTAACCCGTCGTGCCGTGTTGAAAGGCTTGTTCGGTCTCGCAGGAGCCAGTGCTGTCTCTGGGTTGCTCGCTGCCTGCGGTGGAGGTGGCGGTGCTACCCCAACCGCAGCTCCGCAGACCGGTGGCGGCGTAACCCCAACGACTGCTGCCACGACTGCTGGCACGACTACGAGTGCGACCGCAGGTACCACGGGCGGGGCGACGCCGACAACTGCTGCAGCCAGCGGCTCGTGGATTGCTCGGGTGAAGGGTAAGGGTGGGCAGGTCTCTGTCGGCAGTAACCAGTCTGACCCACAACCCAAAGCTGGCATGGAGCAAGTCAATGCCGCATTCACCAAAGAAACTGGCGTCAATGTTAAGATGAACACCGTCGACCACGGTACCTTCCAGGATCAGATCACGTCGTACTTGCAAGGTACGCCGGAAGACGTCTTCACTTGGTTCTCCGGCCATCGTATGCGCTTCTTTGCAAATAAGGGCCTCATTGCTCCAATTGATGATGTCTGGAATGTCGTCAAATCGAATTTCACCGATGCCTTTGCCGTCGCCGTCACTGGTGACGACGGCCATATCTACGGCATTCCCGTCGACTACTATCCATGGGCCATTTTCTATCGGAAGAGCGTCTTCCAGGAACGTGGGTATAAGATCCCCAATACCTGGGATGAATTCAAAGCCCTCTGTGCACAGATGCAGAAAGATGGCCTTATCCCAATTGCCATGGCGGATAAAGACGGCTGGCCGGCCCAGGGGACTTTCGACTTCCTCAACCTTCGGCTCAATGGCTACGACTTCCACGTTGAGTTGCTCACCGGAAAGCAGAAGTGGACCGATCCTCGGGTGACCAAGGTCTTCCAGACCTGGAAGGAAATTATCCCCTACTACAATTCCGGCTTTGCCGGCATGACCTGGCAGCAAGGAGCCCAGTTACTCATTCAGAAGAAAGCCGGAATGTACGTCATCGGCCTTTTCGTGTCCCAAGAATTCTTCTCCGCTGGGCAGTCCGAGTTAGCTGACCTCGATTTCTTCCCCTTCCCGTATTTCGGTAACCAATATGATGCCGAGAAAGCCCTCGATGCCCCAATCGATACGATGAACATGAGTGCAAAGTCACCAACTCTCAAGCAAGATATGGATCAGGCGAAGGCGTACTTAGAGTTCTGGGCAAAGGGCTCGACGCAGCTCATCATGTTCAAAGCCACCGGTGGTGCAACGATTCCTACGGCAAACGATACCGATACCAGTAGCTATACGCCCCTCGTTCAGAAAGCCGCGGAAATCATCAAGCAGGCCAAGCGCATTACGCAGTACTTCGATCGTGACTCTCGCCCGGACTTCGCCGGCCCGAACGGGATGCAGAGCTTCTTGCTCACGTTCCTCCAAAATCCCAATGGCGATATCCAGGCGCTGCAAGCCAAGATGCAGAATTTCTGGGATTCGTTGCCGCCTGAGCAGTAA
- a CDS encoding putative quinol monooxygenase, which yields MFGTVAQLHPKPGQEQTLLQLSQTWRRERGAKLPGFVAEYLFRSVSHPGEYTLVVLFTDRASYQANAADPEQDRWYQQIRACLVADPEWNDGEVVPLA from the coding sequence ATGTTTGGGACTGTTGCCCAATTGCATCCAAAACCCGGACAAGAACAAACCCTGCTCCAGCTGAGTCAGACTTGGCGGCGTGAGCGTGGGGCAAAGCTCCCGGGCTTCGTCGCTGAGTACCTGTTTCGCTCCGTTTCCCATCCTGGAGAATACACCCTCGTCGTGCTCTTCACTGACCGTGCCAGCTATCAGGCGAACGCGGCCGATCCGGAGCAAGACCGCTGGTATCAGCAGATCCGTGCCTGCTTAGTTGCCGATCCGGAATGGAACGACGGGGAAGTCGTCCCACTGGCCTAA
- a CDS encoding alpha/beta hydrolase, whose product MLNRLDPELAAALAALPEEWLVDLHDIPAARITALERSRRLAAQAPPLPAGVTISDAQVPAQGDRPAIPVRLYQPEGVARPAPALLWIHGGGYVMGTVAQEDYRLVPLALQVPCVIVSVDYRLAPEHPYPTPLEDCYAALRWVWDEATALGIDPQRIAIGGASAGGGLTAALALLARDRGEVSVAFQLLIYPMLDDRNQTPSSYEVTDRRLIWTRELNLIGWRAYLGREPGSADVPAYAAPARAEDLTGLPPAYVMVGECDLFRDEDIAYAQRLLQAGVATELHVYPGAFHGFDGFAPQASVSQRARAEIAAALQRAFQGGVRTA is encoded by the coding sequence ATGCTGAACCGGCTTGACCCTGAACTCGCCGCAGCCCTGGCAGCACTACCGGAAGAATGGCTGGTCGACTTACACGATATTCCAGCTGCACGGATTACGGCGCTCGAACGTTCGCGTCGGCTGGCAGCTCAGGCGCCACCACTGCCAGCAGGGGTGACGATCAGCGACGCGCAGGTGCCTGCGCAGGGCGACCGGCCAGCGATACCCGTTCGACTGTATCAGCCGGAGGGCGTTGCGCGCCCAGCGCCTGCATTGCTGTGGATTCACGGCGGCGGCTACGTCATGGGCACCGTTGCGCAAGAGGACTACCGGCTTGTGCCGCTTGCGCTGCAGGTGCCGTGTGTGATCGTCTCGGTCGATTACCGGCTGGCGCCGGAGCATCCGTATCCGACACCACTTGAGGACTGCTATGCCGCCTTACGCTGGGTGTGGGATGAAGCAACGGCGTTGGGAATCGATCCACAGCGGATTGCGATCGGCGGGGCAAGCGCTGGCGGCGGGTTAACGGCTGCGTTGGCGCTGTTGGCGCGCGACCGCGGCGAGGTATCCGTGGCCTTTCAACTGCTGATCTACCCGATGCTGGATGACCGGAACCAAACGCCATCGAGTTACGAGGTGACGGATCGGCGATTGATCTGGACGCGGGAGCTGAACCTGATTGGCTGGCGGGCCTATCTTGGGCGAGAGCCGGGCAGCGCTGACGTTCCGGCGTATGCTGCACCGGCCAGAGCTGAGGATCTGACGGGGCTCCCGCCAGCCTATGTCATGGTCGGCGAATGCGACCTCTTCCGGGATGAAGACATTGCGTATGCCCAGCGACTGCTGCAGGCCGGCGTTGCGACGGAACTCCATGTCTACCCAGGCGCGTTTCACGGGTTTGACGGGTTTGCGCCGCAGGCGTCAGTGAGCCAGCGGGCGCGGGCAGAGATCGCGGCGGCGCTCCAGCGTGCGTTCCAGGGCGGCGTGCGCACAGCGTAG
- a CDS encoding carbohydrate ABC transporter permease yields MVRFGLLTKRDKVLLALIVAFLVLLDLAFIWGPTIASFILSLTNWNGIGAITARSFVGLKNYVTLFTSYLFFKPALLHNLIYLGVLAFVATPLGIFFAVLLDRELAGTRIYQTIFYLPVVLPLVVVGFIWELQYAPTDGFINNALGLVKSNHIIDWLGDPRINLFAVLIAASWRHVGYIMVLYLAGLKSVDPTLREAARLDGANAWQTFFRVVFPVMMPINVVIAVITTIESLRAFDIAYIINRGKNGLELLSTLIVNNSISEANLIGFGSAIAVVLLVISLVPIVTFLVTMDRRIE; encoded by the coding sequence ATGGTCCGCTTTGGCTTATTGACCAAGCGCGATAAGGTGCTCCTCGCACTCATCGTCGCCTTTCTCGTCCTGCTTGATCTCGCCTTCATCTGGGGACCAACAATCGCGTCGTTTATCCTCTCCCTCACGAACTGGAACGGAATTGGCGCAATCACCGCGCGTTCTTTCGTTGGGTTGAAGAACTACGTTACCCTGTTCACCTCCTATCTCTTCTTTAAACCGGCGCTGCTCCATAACCTCATCTATCTCGGCGTTCTCGCCTTCGTTGCTACGCCGCTCGGCATCTTCTTTGCTGTCCTGCTCGATCGCGAGCTAGCCGGCACGCGCATTTACCAGACAATCTTCTATCTCCCCGTTGTGTTACCCCTGGTCGTCGTCGGCTTTATTTGGGAACTGCAGTACGCGCCAACCGATGGGTTTATCAATAATGCGCTCGGCCTTGTTAAGAGCAACCATATTATCGATTGGCTCGGCGACCCCCGTATTAACCTCTTCGCTGTGCTCATCGCAGCCAGCTGGCGCCACGTGGGATACATCATGGTCCTCTACCTCGCTGGCCTCAAAAGCGTTGATCCCACGCTCCGTGAAGCCGCTCGGCTCGATGGCGCCAACGCCTGGCAGACGTTTTTCCGCGTCGTCTTCCCTGTCATGATGCCAATCAACGTGGTCATTGCTGTCATCACGACCATTGAATCGCTCCGGGCATTTGACATTGCCTACATTATCAACCGCGGGAAAAACGGCCTTGAGTTGCTCTCAACGCTGATTGTCAACAACAGCATCAGTGAGGCCAACTTGATCGGTTTCGGCTCGGCAATCGCTGTCGTGTTGCTTGTTATCTCACTCGTGCCAATTGTGACCTTCCTCGTCACCATGGATCGGAGGATCGAATAA
- a CDS encoding alpha-glucosidase/alpha-galactosidase — MVKIAFLGAGSTVFARTLLRDIFSFPELREATIALMDIDPERLRDTERVAHRVAEQAGAHARIEATTDRRRALDGADYVLTMFQIGGYRPATVVDFEIPKKYGLRQTIGDTLGIGGIMRALRTIPVMLDVAHEMEAVCPEAWLLNYVNPMAMLVWAVSRGSRIQTVGLCHSVQGTAAYLAGLLGIPADEVSYVCAGINHLAFYLRFEHQGRDLYPELRRLLVEGKVPDHDRVRFDVFRRFGYFVTESSEHFAEYVPWYIKRDRPDLIERFNIPLDEYPRRCEAQIADWMEMRAALLDPDPAAFDRYEEARRARQLAKLEAAGEYERAARLRAQWAEEAQSGQLTRSEEYAALIIHSIETGQPRVINGNVMNTGLIDNLPAGCCVEVPCLVDRNGVQPVHVGALPPQLAALIQTNINVQALTVEAALTGKRELVYQAAMLDPHTAAELDPDQITALVDELLAAHRAWLPEAFQ; from the coding sequence ATGGTGAAGATCGCCTTTCTCGGCGCAGGGAGCACGGTGTTTGCCCGCACGTTACTGCGGGATATTTTTAGTTTTCCAGAGTTACGCGAGGCAACGATTGCGCTCATGGACATTGATCCAGAGCGGTTGCGCGACACAGAGCGCGTGGCACACCGCGTTGCCGAGCAAGCGGGCGCACACGCGCGGATTGAAGCGACGACTGACCGGCGCCGCGCGCTCGACGGTGCGGATTATGTCCTGACGATGTTTCAGATTGGCGGCTACCGTCCGGCGACGGTGGTCGACTTCGAGATTCCGAAGAAATACGGGCTGCGGCAAACGATCGGCGACACGCTGGGCATTGGCGGCATTATGCGAGCGTTGCGGACGATTCCCGTCATGCTGGACGTGGCACATGAGATGGAAGCAGTATGCCCGGAGGCATGGCTACTCAATTATGTGAACCCGATGGCGATGCTGGTGTGGGCGGTCAGTCGGGGAAGCCGGATTCAGACGGTTGGGCTGTGTCACAGCGTGCAGGGCACAGCTGCTTACCTGGCGGGCTTGCTCGGTATTCCGGCGGATGAAGTCAGTTATGTCTGTGCTGGGATCAACCATCTGGCGTTCTATCTGCGCTTCGAGCATCAGGGGCGAGACCTCTATCCGGAACTCCGCCGGCTGCTCGTGGAGGGCAAGGTGCCAGATCACGACCGCGTGCGCTTCGATGTGTTTCGGCGCTTTGGTTACTTCGTCACGGAATCGAGCGAGCATTTTGCGGAGTATGTGCCGTGGTACATCAAACGAGATCGACCTGATCTGATCGAACGCTTCAATATTCCGCTTGACGAGTACCCGCGGCGTTGTGAGGCGCAGATTGCTGATTGGATGGAGATGCGCGCTGCCTTGCTTGATCCGGATCCGGCGGCATTCGACCGCTATGAGGAAGCGCGGCGTGCCCGGCAACTTGCCAAACTGGAAGCAGCTGGCGAGTATGAGCGAGCAGCCCGACTTCGCGCGCAGTGGGCGGAAGAGGCCCAGAGCGGGCAGCTTACGCGTTCGGAGGAATATGCGGCGCTCATTATTCACTCGATCGAGACAGGGCAACCACGGGTGATCAACGGCAACGTGATGAATACGGGGCTGATTGACAACTTGCCAGCGGGTTGCTGTGTGGAAGTGCCGTGTCTGGTTGATCGCAATGGGGTGCAGCCAGTGCATGTTGGGGCGCTGCCGCCGCAGCTTGCGGCATTGATACAGACGAACATCAATGTGCAAGCGTTGACTGTTGAAGCGGCGCTGACCGGGAAGCGGGAGCTGGTCTACCAGGCGGCAATGCTTGATCCGCACACTGCGGCAGAGCTGGATCCTGACCAAATTACGGCGTTGGTCGACGAGCTCTTGGCCGCGCACCGTGCGTGGCTACCCGAGGCGTTTCAGTAG